Part of the Metarhizium brunneum chromosome 6, complete sequence genome is shown below.
GGGTCAGCTTCTCAAGGAAGGCAGCAGCATTGGGGCCCTTGAAGATGTGCTGGACCATGTGGCTGACGTCAAAGAGCGACGCATGGTTGCGAGTAAAGTGATGAGATTCGGCGAGTGAGGCATTGGCATACTGGACGGGCATGCTATGGCCGGCAAAGGGCACCATCTTGCCCCCCTGCGCAATATGCAAGTCGTACAAAGGAGTCTTCTTGAGATCCGCGTTGGCAGTGTCGGAGGCATATCGGACGTCGACGCGCTGCTGGTACACCTTGAACGCTGGTATCGCCGCAAATGAGGTGTTGAGTCGGCTCTTGGTAAGAGAGGCCTGAAGCCGGGGCGCCGCCCGCACAGCGTTTCCAAACCCCTTCATTTCAGGCAATGACGGTTATCTATAAGACAAAAAATGCAGCTGAGACAGGCCAGTGACTGGAAGAAagggaggatgaggagggggagggggaggggaagAATTGGAATCAAAATGTAAGAGAAACATCCATTGACACAAGCTAAGGTGGTGTGGAATTCATGACTGATGAAATGCTCAATTGAGTAGGAGCTGTGGTGGGGCTCGGGTAACCACGGACTCTCCGATATCGAACCGCGCTGGTCCCCGGACAAAATGAGAGGCACCGCGGCCCCCTCTAAGCAATCAAGCGCCGCCGTCCGATATACTCGGCAGGCCACGAGTAGTATTTCCATTACCTGATTCAAACCACATCGCCCACTCCACACACAACCTGATCGTTTCCGTTGCGAGCGAAAAAATCACAGCTGGTTTCGATTTACTACTGCTCGTCTCCATAGCCCCCGACCCCCGGCAGACCCCAGACGAGTCCCCAGCTTTTGCTATGCCAATTAGCCACACTGCCCGATATACGCGGATGCCCCAGTCAGCTGTGCCCGTGATCTAAATTACATACTGAGTACATTGTAGGGCGTCTACTAGTAATAAATAACCTGATGCCTGCTGCGCATTACAATACCGAAAACCTACAATGCAGGCCGTCTCACTTGAAACCTATTGGTGCTCAAAACTGTACTTGAGCCAGCCGCCCAACGCCCGCAAACTCTCCCATCGCACATTCTCATCGTCACTCTGCATCAGCTCCATGACCCGAGTCTTGAGACCAACCTTTTCCAATTGGTAGCGCTTCTCGGGGACTTCCTTGACTAGGCAGCCAATATCATTGCAGGCAATAGCGAGGACCTGCTTGTCGTTATCCCACGGCTTCTGCATGATTTCGGCAAGCTTTCGGGGAATCTCGCCGTTCTCAAACTCGAGAATTTTCCTGGCATTCTCCGCCCAGAATACTTGGCTTCGGTGAGGAGGCGACCAGCGGAGGTGACCAGAGTTTACCTCGGCAACGTATTCGTCAAAAgttgtcttggtcttggtatATTCGTCCAGCAACTCCTTCAGGCTCTGCAAATCTTCCAGCAGATCGGGGTCCGTCATGTGGCGACTGCCAAGGTTCTCCAAAAGAGCCGGCAATcgggcgaggacggcggtGGGAAGAAGCGAGGTTTGATTCTTTTCGAGTAAGTTGTACAGCGTAGACAGGATGAGTCTTGTAGTCTTTTCCTTTTGAGACAGCCGTAAAAGATGGGTGTAAAGCAAAATTACGTCGTACTCGCTATTCTGGTTAGCAGATGGAGCACTCTCCGCAGTCCTCGCCAGGACACTTGATACTTACTCGTTCAGGTCGTCGCCAATCTCATCAGCCTCAAAGCTCAGCTGCCAAATAACGAGCAAAACGTGGTACAGCAATTGAAGACCCACGCCACCACCCAGAGACCCCTCAAAGCCATTGTTACGAACGTTGACGTTGCCACTCCATAAGTTGGCGGCGGAGTTTCCACCGTTCCCAATGCCGGCAGCAGTCTGCAGAATCTTGACAAGAGGCTCAACCGTCTCGCTTCTCTGGTTCCAAAACTTGTGGCGTGAGGATCGGCCAAAGAGGAGTGCCGAATACTCCTGTACGGCAATGTCTTGCAGGCCGGCATCGGTGCTCTTGGCTAAGCCAGACAGATAGGTGAACACCACGGGCAAGGCCTGTTCGGTAGCTTTAGATTCGTCCCGAGACAGAGACATGAGGGTCGTCAACGCGTGAGACGTGAGCAACGGAATCGGGTCTTCGGTGGTGTTTGAATGCAGCAACGGTAGGAAATGTCTGTATGGGTCGGTGTTCTTGAATAATGCTTTCGCCAGAGACGGGACGGCTATAGGCAAGGGCCAAATTGTCAGCCAAGAAGCATGGTAGAAGATTTGGCAGATGCATCCAGCCGGGAGCTGCCTCCACCTAGATCACAAGAGAGCATACCATCAATCAGATCCCCCAGAAGAACCAAAATATATTGAATCACGTTGGCATGCTTGCCTGCAGTCTCCAGCACACTTGGCTTGCCTGGGCTGCCAACAAAGAGCAGCCTGTATCCATCGAAATCGCCTTCGACAACTTCCTTTCTCTGCTCgagcttctttgccttgtcgACAGCACGGATCTTTGCGTACTGCTCTTCGGTAAGCGTACCTGCCCTCACGGCGCCGTCCCATGGAATTGGCCGTTGTCGAATGTTGCTCTGCAAGGAGGCTAGATAGGTGGGCGGATCGagcgacatgatggcggcgcagtTGTCGTCGGAGCGTCGCACAGGCGACGACTGGTATTGACCAAGTAGGAAACTAGGGGCTGCAACCGGGAGAGAGGAGATTCAGTGTTATGGGCGGGCAGGCGTTGGCGATGGATGTGGACGTGGTGCCGCTTGAGGCTCTTAATGAGATGAGGTCGATGATGCAGCCAACCAGCGAAGCGTCACAGTCAAACAGCCAGGGAAGCTCTGGAGCCGGACTGGAGGTCTCAGCTGCTCATGCCCCACCCAATTGCCAAGCTTCACGAGGGAAGCAATTGCCAGGCAGGCAAGAGCAACGGCTCGACCTGCGGCGGCCAGCTGTTACCCGAGGATGCGCCGCTGCAAGCATCACGAGCCCAGCCACCAGACCTGAATCTTTCcagtaataataaaagtcGGGTATTGCCCAATGAGTTGGTCTCACCAGCTGAGATGGCCATGAATAAGCTTTTACCGATCGAACAAGTGCCGCCCGCATGCATGTGTCCTGGGTTCGGCCTTGCCGCATCCCGCTGTCCGCTACAGGGCCTCGAGTTTAGAGAAACAAACGGGCGTCCGCCATCCAGCGGCAATACATGGTCTCCATTGTCTCTCGAAGATAAGATCTGAATACGacgtacatactccgtacggagagGGTAGTAGATGGTTGAACGGTCAAACGGTCGAACAATGCCTTCTAAAGTTGGCAAGGAAGGAAGCTAGGTGTCACCGCCATGAAACCAGGTACCAGCAACATGCAGCCACGCCACGCACAGCAAACGAACTGTTCCAGCATCGATACCCGATCATCCAGTAATGAAAGGCCATGCAACCATTCTCACAGCACTGGTCAAACAGTCGGTTCACGAGGCCGCGTTAGGTGCCGATGAGTTGGCATTGCGGGCCGTTGAGTCCAATGTCCGTCCCCGCCTAAATTCATGCGTTTTCTTGGACACCGAGATAGCTTGAGcttgggtacggagtaataaTGGTGTGGGTGGTTGGCGCCCTGGCAACCCCGGCAACCCTGACAGCTGAAGCCATCGGACAAAGCAGCggaaggacaagaagcacaAAAATATCACCGGCTGCTGGACCAAAATCAAGAACGAGTTTCatccatactccgtattggaCCCCTGAAATCAATCAGGCATGGttggaaaaaaaattaattaaaatttagTTCTACTGAGTAGCTCCTGGGAAGCCCCTGGTCCTTTGTTTTGCGCCGggattacggagtagaaggTGACGTCTTGGTGCCAGTGTCGAATTTGGAGGGGCTGGGCCACTTCCTCTGCATCCAAGCGGGAGGAGGTTGGGGATGCAAGCCGAGACAGTCGCGGCCAGACCTGCAGCCTCTTAAAATCTCCATGATGCGTGACGCGCCAAATGTTTCTCTCTTTTTCATGCATTGTGCTACAAAGATAGACTATTGGAGTGAATTGTCACTTATTGTTGTTTACTTCGTTGGCCGCTGACTTTGCCCAGCAATTCCTTGCCTTTGGGCCATTTATTCGCAAAGCTCGCGACTCCAAGAACCTTCTACTGTTAATCTCTCAGGCGTCATAAGCCTCGACAGCGTCACACCCGCTCCCGCATTCCAGTGGGCATTCCTGGCCGCAAGTCGTCTCGCTCGGCCGCCATGCAAAACCCCATTCCGGTCTCGTCTTTGCCGGCGACGGGACGGTTGTTCGTCTTGCTCGGCGCCACAGCCGCCATTGTCTCCGCCTCACCTTTTCCTCGGAATGCCGTCAACGACTGGGGCTTCTCATTTCTCTTGCGACGAGATGACTGCGCAACGTACTGCGGCTCTGAAAAGCAGTTTTGTTGTTCTTCCAACCAGGTCTGCACAACCCTAGCCGGCAATGTAGCTACCTGTGcgcctggcggcggcggctcctACGGCGCATACACTACGACGTGGACCGAGACGAGGACTTACACGAGTACCATCATGACGAATTGGGCTCCGGCGCCGACTCCGATACCCGGGGTCGATTGCAAACCTCAGAGTCCGGAGCAAGAAGCCTGCGGGTCGATTTGCTGTGCTGGTTGGCAAACTTGCGCCTTCAAGGGCCAGTGCTCCTCACGGCCGGGATATCAAGAGCCCagcaccatcgtcatcactTCGGATGGTGTAGTCACGACTCGGTACTCTGCTCCTTACCGAGTCACCGGCACCACGACTGTTATCGGCAGCGGTACTCGAAGCGACCAGTCTTTCTTCACAGCCACGGCAACCACCACCTCTGCGGGTGCAACTTCCACTAGCGATGGGGATACTATCGGAGCTGATGGCAGCAACAAGGGCGGAACTGGAGGCGGTTTGAGCGGTGGCGCCATTGCCGGTATTGTTATCGGCACGCTGGCTGGTGTCGCCCTGCTCATGcttctctgcttctgctgcatCGCCCGTGGTATCTGGAACGCCATCTTTGGCCGGAAAAAGGAAAGGTCTGAAAAGGTCATCATCGAGGAAGATGTCCGCTATTCACGACATGGCAGCCAGGCACCCTCTGCCTATTCCCGCCGAGACCGCCATTCTGGATGGTTTGGTGGCCGTCCAACATCTGTCGCTGATCGCCGCCCGAAGAAGTCGGATGGAAAATGGTGGTTGGGCCTTGCGGGCGCAGCAACGACCCTGTTGGCTTTACTCAACCTCAGAAAGGATAAGAAACCTGCTCGACGGCCGCAGTCTTCACGGTACACTGATTCGTCGTCCTACACGTATTCCGACGTTACATACATGAGCCCAAGTAAGTTTATATTGCGACCTGTCTGTGTTCATTCTCCTCTGGTCAAACACTGACCAATTTCTAGGCAGCTCTAGTTCAGGACGACGAACCCATCGTACCGGTCGAACAGGCCGGAGCCACCGCAGTGATAGCCGTGGCGGAGCCTCCTACTACTCTCGTGCCACCACGCGCCGACCCTAGACTGGTTGCTCGATTGAGACGCGTTCCGTGCTCAAACCCCCGTATATTTCGCATTCCGTGGTGAACCCCGTATCTGTATTTTAAGGGGCACCTTTGTTTTTGTTACCTATAGTTTTCTCTGCATGTAATGAGCTGTGGCGTTTCGGTATTATCTTGTTGCATTTCACAGTTGGCTGGTTTTGACACGCTGCCCAAGGTCGGCTTTGCTTTCATCAGTATAAAATGGACACGTTTGGGAATGAAGATATGAACTAGAAGACTGGATATGAGGAACATAGAAGATGACGGTTGCTGGACTTGGACGAAATTCTTTGCACATAGATGACGGATACAACACCTAGGTAGTTTGGCGACTTGCGCCTATAATGGACATGACACCAACCACATTTGGTTCCAATTTTCCGTCCTGCTTCTTCGTCTTATAATTTTGTGCAACTGGCGTCGTCATGGAACGCATCGATACGATGGAGCGATTCGAAAGAGCCCCAATCTGACACGAGTGTTTTACCACTTTCTCTCCAAGCTTGGATCAAGTTCCATCACAGATGATACCGCCTCACAGTTCCTACAACACAAACAAGGCACAGTCATGCACAAAAAATCGTTACTTTTTAATCAGTTTCTTTTGTAGCCCTTTTGCTACGTGACATGCAAATGGTTAAACCGTCGCCACTCCTGAGACCCAGAAAcgcaaaagaaacaagaattCCGTGTCCGTGCCCCTCCCAATCTTACTCCTCAACGACGTTGCCCTTTTCGGAAACGTACAGACCGTCCAAGAACTGCAACCCAAGCGTTAGCAAATCAGTCCTCAACATGTTACGGCTGGTTGCAGACACAGATTGTCACAATGGCTGGTCAACAATCTGCCCTCCTCCCT
Proteins encoded:
- the vma13 gene encoding V-type proton ATPase subunit H, producing MSLDPPTYLASLQSNIRQRPIPWDGAVRAGTLTEEQYAKIRAVDKAKKLEQRKEVVEGDFDGYRLLFVGSPGKPSVLETAGKHANVIQYILVLLGDLIDAVPSLAKALFKNTDPYRHFLPLLHSNTTEDPIPLLTSHALTTLMSLSRDESKATEQALPVVFTYLSGLAKSTDAGLQDIAVQEYSALLFGRSSRHKFWNQRSETVEPLVKILQTAAGIGNGGNSAANLWSGNVNVRNNGFEGSLGGGVGLQLLYHVLLVIWQLSFEADEIGDDLNDEYDVILLYTHLLRLSQKEKTTRLILSTLYNLLEKNQTSLLPTAVLARLPALLENLGSRHMTDPDLLEDLQSLKELLDEYTKTKTTFDEYVAEVNSGHLRWSPPHRSQVFWAENARKILEFENGEIPRKLAEIMQKPWDNDKQVLAIACNDIGCLVKEVPEKRYQLEKVGLKTRVMELMQSDDENVRWESLRALGGWLKYSFEHQ